Proteins encoded by one window of Desulfovibrio ferrophilus:
- a CDS encoding AtpZ/AtpI family protein, whose translation MKNRKPIVDLVVDVGTLGTHMVVCTFVGLAMGYYLDKWLGTKPVMLLIFLFIGIAAGFKNVYEQAQRLQRRTEMPDDKDNSED comes from the coding sequence ATGAAGAATAGAAAGCCGATAGTCGATCTGGTTGTTGACGTTGGTACGCTAGGCACCCACATGGTTGTCTGTACTTTCGTCGGTCTTGCCATGGGGTATTATCTGGACAAGTGGCTTGGCACAAAGCCCGTGATGCTGCTCATATTCCTGTTTATCGGAATTGCGGCCGGGTTCAAAAACGTGTACGAACAGGCCCAACGTCTGCAGCGACGTACAGAGATGCCAGATGACAAGGATAATTCAGAAGATTGA
- a CDS encoding redox-sensing transcriptional repressor Rex translates to MTLKSQHIPRATIQRMAVYIQVLESLQRDGKDVISSELLAKTCSVNPSQIRKDLAYFGEFGVRGVGYYVQDLISSIKQALGVDRVWKTAVVGIGNLGRALLNHREFKLRGFHIVGAFDCDPFKIGEIVSGLEVICSRRLKEKADEIGIEIGIITTPPERAQRATNYLVDAGVKGIINFAPARINVPDDVTVEYVDFFHHLYAVAFNVTLNIESE, encoded by the coding sequence ATGACTCTTAAAAGCCAACATATCCCGAGAGCGACCATCCAGCGCATGGCGGTCTACATCCAGGTTCTGGAAAGCCTCCAGCGTGACGGCAAAGATGTGATCTCCTCTGAGCTGCTGGCCAAGACCTGCTCGGTGAACCCCTCTCAGATTCGCAAGGACCTCGCCTATTTTGGTGAGTTTGGTGTGCGCGGTGTGGGCTATTATGTCCAGGACCTGATTAGCAGCATCAAACAGGCTCTTGGAGTCGACCGGGTCTGGAAGACCGCCGTGGTCGGCATCGGAAACCTTGGCCGGGCGCTCCTCAATCACCGCGAGTTCAAACTGCGTGGCTTCCACATCGTGGGTGCCTTCGATTGCGACCCATTCAAGATCGGGGAGATTGTCTCGGGCCTGGAAGTCATCTGCTCACGCAGGCTGAAAGAAAAAGCCGATGAGATCGGCATCGAAATCGGCATTATCACAACCCCACCCGAACGGGCTCAGCGAGCCACTAACTATCTGGTGGACGCAGGGGTCAAGGGCATCATCAACTTCGCCCCGGCACGCATCAATGTCCCCGATGACGTGACTGTGGAGTATGTGGACTTCTTCCACCATCTCTATGCCGTTGCCTTCAACGTGACCCTGAACATCGAATCCGAATAA
- a CDS encoding YitT family protein — protein MNRDYTYSIWWNVLLITLGASIVGYGIKALAVPHGFVSGGVSGVGLLFYYMTDKLSPGSWLFLFSVPVFLYGWFGVSRRFFFYSLYGLLVVVAAMELTQGQIPVKDPMLAAIAAGGLIGAGSGIAFRSLGSTGGLDIVAVALNQRYNLRIGQVSFAFNAVLFTCALLFLDVDRMLYSLVVVFIYSQVTEYFLGMFNQRKYVIIISNHGEEIAKAIMDNVHRGVTYLHGQGAYSGNSKKVLLTVVNNMQVKRLEETVYNVDPEAFTIFGNAMNVLGNRFSKRKTY, from the coding sequence ATGAATCGCGACTATACATATTCCATCTGGTGGAACGTCCTGCTCATCACATTGGGTGCATCCATCGTGGGCTACGGCATCAAGGCTCTGGCAGTGCCCCACGGTTTTGTCTCGGGTGGTGTTTCCGGTGTCGGCCTGTTGTTTTACTACATGACGGACAAGCTCAGCCCCGGAAGTTGGCTGTTCCTTTTCTCCGTTCCTGTGTTCCTGTATGGCTGGTTCGGCGTCAGCAGGCGCTTTTTCTTTTACAGCCTGTACGGCCTGCTTGTGGTTGTAGCAGCCATGGAGTTGACGCAGGGCCAAATCCCGGTCAAGGACCCCATGCTGGCTGCCATTGCCGCAGGTGGCCTCATTGGCGCAGGGTCCGGCATCGCCTTTCGATCATTGGGGTCCACCGGCGGGCTGGATATTGTGGCCGTGGCACTCAACCAACGCTACAATCTCCGCATCGGCCAGGTTTCCTTTGCCTTCAACGCGGTTCTGTTCACCTGTGCCCTGCTCTTCCTGGACGTGGACCGCATGCTGTACTCTCTGGTGGTCGTCTTCATATACAGCCAGGTCACCGAATATTTCCTGGGTATGTTCAACCAGCGCAAATACGTCATCATCATCTCGAATCATGGTGAAGAAATTGCCAAGGCCATCATGGACAATGTACACCGGGGCGTGACCTACCTGCATGGACAAGGTGCCTACTCAGGAAACTCCAAGAAGGTGCTCCTGACCGTGGTCAACAACATGCAGGTCAAACGGCTGGAAGAAACCGTCTACAATGTCGACCCCGAAGCCTTCACCATCTTCGGAAACGCCATGAACGTGCTGGGAAACCGCTTCTCCAAGAGGAAAACTTACTGA
- a CDS encoding response regulator, which yields MKRTVVLVEDHEIVREGIRTLLEAYSAFSVVGEAGDGIEAVRIVERLEPDIVLMDLSLPRMDGTLAIRDIKRRFPGTKILALTAHKREDVVRGALAAGADGFILKSTSAPTLVQAMETVLRGQTYICPEIPITLLGTGIGNNQKSVLDKLTERELQVIRLAAEGKGNKSIAGELCISVKTVEKHKANLTRKLGLDSASELLAFIREYGLFS from the coding sequence ATGAAACGCACTGTGGTCCTGGTCGAGGATCATGAAATTGTTCGGGAAGGGATTCGCACCCTGCTCGAGGCGTATTCAGCGTTTTCCGTCGTCGGTGAAGCCGGAGATGGCATCGAGGCCGTGCGTATCGTGGAGCGCCTTGAGCCTGACATCGTGCTTATGGACCTCTCCCTGCCCCGCATGGATGGCACCCTGGCCATCCGGGACATCAAGCGCCGTTTCCCCGGCACCAAGATCCTGGCCCTGACCGCGCACAAGCGTGAAGACGTTGTCCGGGGAGCACTGGCGGCAGGTGCTGACGGCTTCATCCTCAAGAGCACCTCTGCCCCAACTCTGGTCCAAGCCATGGAAACCGTCCTGCGCGGCCAGACCTATATCTGTCCGGAGATTCCCATCACCCTGCTGGGAACAGGCATCGGCAACAACCAGAAATCGGTTTTGGACAAACTTACGGAACGGGAACTCCAGGTTATCCGTCTGGCAGCAGAGGGCAAGGGCAACAAGTCCATTGCTGGTGAGCTGTGCATCAGCGTCAAGACCGTGGAAAAGCACAAAGCCAACCTGACTCGCAAGCTGGGGCTGGACTCTGCCAGCGAATTGCTGGCCTTTATTCGCGAATACGGATTATTCAGTTAG
- a CDS encoding cytochrome c3 family protein — protein sequence MRKLVFLICLLALIALGAATAFAEGPHDMDCMDCHHTHYAKADYAIGVTPKTDLENPARSRMAMTSAGIDATCLGCHNEDEGIMPVNLSTTHPTGVKPTYTPVPSELLWEGKFTCVSCHNPHPSNANYKYLIVPTGDEGGDMGVFCAKCHPDQSDKMTVGASAQTAITSDPNVAPIVRVQP from the coding sequence ATGAGGAAGCTGGTATTTTTGATCTGTCTGCTTGCACTGATCGCTTTGGGCGCGGCCACTGCATTCGCCGAAGGGCCGCACGATATGGACTGTATGGACTGTCACCATACCCACTATGCCAAGGCAGACTATGCCATTGGTGTGACGCCCAAAACCGACCTTGAAAATCCGGCACGCTCCCGCATGGCAATGACCTCAGCCGGAATCGATGCCACCTGCCTGGGTTGCCACAATGAAGACGAAGGCATCATGCCCGTCAATCTTTCCACCACGCACCCCACAGGTGTTAAGCCCACCTACACTCCGGTTCCCTCGGAACTGTTGTGGGAAGGCAAGTTCACCTGTGTCAGCTGCCACAACCCGCATCCTTCCAACGCCAACTACAAGTACCTCATCGTGCCCACGGGCGACGAGGGCGGCGACATGGGTGTGTTCTGTGCCAAGTGCCACCCCGACCAGTCGGACAAGATGACCGTAGGCGCCTCTGCCCAGACGGCCATTACCTCTGACCCCAACGTGGCACCCATCGTGCGCGTCCAACCGTAA
- the atpE gene encoding ATP synthase F0 subunit C, translating into MRKFLMIALNTVALLSIASLAFASDAAPEVLGNIMWGSAIGMAIAAAGCGIGQGLGLKAACEGTARNPEASGKIQVMLILGLAFVESLAIYALVVNLLLLFANPFV; encoded by the coding sequence ATGCGTAAGTTCCTGATGATCGCTCTGAACACCGTGGCCCTGCTGTCCATCGCCTCCCTGGCATTTGCTTCTGACGCTGCCCCTGAAGTCCTGGGCAACATCATGTGGGGTTCCGCCATCGGTATGGCTATCGCCGCCGCTGGTTGTGGCATCGGCCAGGGCCTGGGCCTGAAGGCTGCTTGTGAAGGCACCGCCCGCAACCCCGAGGCTTCCGGCAAAATCCAGGTCATGCTGATTCTGGGTCTGGCCTTCGTTGAGTCCCTGGCTATTTACGCCCTGGTCGTCAACCTCCTGCTCCTGTTCGCGAACCCCTTCGTGTAA
- a CDS encoding response regulator — translation MAYRNQMSADTGKDKGKQPSSQGEDQCRLLVADDDQAVRALVAHHFRAAPWQTVFAEDGLQAADLYEASAFDLVLLDLEMPGGGGQSAVLTMRQIERAKDRPAVSILALSAHADEVEFELPEGFDGLIAKPFSAEKLLQEVRQRLCLAPKGEPSALSTDKALLHLMPKVAVSLADLGAEAGAALEAEDYVALGKAGHTMLGTASCFGIGEAASIARDLELAAKTKSAALAAAALERLPDVLGRLPIS, via the coding sequence ATGGCTTACCGCAATCAGATGTCCGCAGATACAGGGAAAGACAAGGGAAAACAGCCATCGAGCCAGGGCGAGGACCAATGCCGCCTGCTGGTGGCCGATGATGATCAGGCTGTGCGTGCGCTGGTGGCTCATCATTTTCGTGCTGCGCCGTGGCAGACTGTCTTTGCAGAGGATGGCCTGCAGGCCGCTGATCTCTATGAAGCTTCGGCCTTTGATCTGGTGCTCTTGGATCTGGAAATGCCTGGGGGAGGTGGTCAGTCCGCCGTATTGACCATGCGTCAGATCGAGCGCGCCAAGGACAGGCCCGCTGTGTCGATTCTTGCCTTGTCTGCCCATGCAGATGAGGTTGAATTTGAATTGCCCGAAGGTTTCGATGGCCTGATCGCCAAGCCTTTCAGTGCAGAGAAGTTGTTGCAAGAAGTGCGGCAGCGTTTGTGCCTCGCCCCGAAAGGGGAGCCTTCCGCCTTGTCCACGGACAAAGCCTTGCTGCACCTGATGCCCAAGGTAGCCGTGTCGTTGGCAGATCTTGGCGCCGAGGCTGGTGCTGCCTTGGAGGCCGAAGATTATGTTGCTCTTGGGAAGGCCGGGCACACCATGCTGGGCACCGCATCCTGTTTCGGGATCGGCGAGGCTGCCAGTATTGCCCGGGATCTTGAGTTGGCGGCAAAAACAAAAAGCGCCGCTCTGGCGGCGGCAGCTCTGGAGCGTCTGCCGGATGTTCTGGGCAGGCTTCCGATCTCCTGA
- a CDS encoding dihydrolipoyl dehydrogenase family protein, which produces MTKYDYDIGVIGGGAAGLTIAAGSSQLGAKTLLVEKDDKLGGDCLHYGCVPSKTLIHSAHVYHQMKNASRFGLPQPEIPPVDFSKVTARIAEVIETIQVHDSVERFCGLGAQVEFGDARFADEHSITFGGKTISARTWAIATGSSPGIPPFKGLDQTPFITNKQIFSLKKLPESMIVLGAGPIATEMAQAFNRLGTRVEVVQRSTQILSKEDQDMAGVVMDAMAAEGVVFHLGASVIEVRDAHGQREVEFELGNGDRKTVRAEVLLVALGRTTNTAGLGLETIGVDMTKRGIPVDSRMRTSQKHIFAAGDVTGQHQFTHAAGYEGGIVVSNAIFRLPRKADYTHMPWCTYTWPELASIGLNEKSAQTAGREVEVMTENFEGNDRALAEGENRGKLKLLLDKGKPVGIQIAGPHAGELISEWVAIQNGGVKLSTLAGAIHPYPTLSEINKRVAGSYLGPKIFSDKIKKTLKFFFSYKGNACVLPED; this is translated from the coding sequence ATGACCAAGTATGATTATGACATAGGTGTCATCGGCGGCGGCGCTGCGGGGTTGACCATTGCGGCAGGCAGTTCCCAGCTCGGGGCCAAGACCCTGCTGGTGGAAAAGGACGACAAACTGGGCGGCGATTGCCTGCACTATGGCTGCGTGCCTTCCAAGACCCTGATCCATTCGGCGCATGTCTATCATCAAATGAAGAACGCCTCCCGGTTCGGCCTGCCTCAGCCGGAGATCCCTCCCGTTGATTTTTCCAAGGTGACCGCGCGCATTGCCGAAGTCATCGAGACCATTCAGGTCCACGATTCCGTGGAGCGATTCTGCGGACTCGGTGCCCAGGTTGAATTCGGTGACGCCCGCTTTGCCGATGAACACTCCATCACCTTCGGCGGCAAGACCATCTCGGCCAGAACCTGGGCCATTGCCACCGGTTCCTCACCCGGAATCCCTCCCTTCAAAGGACTGGACCAGACCCCGTTTATTACCAACAAGCAGATTTTTTCCCTGAAGAAGCTGCCCGAGTCCATGATTGTGCTCGGGGCTGGCCCCATTGCCACCGAGATGGCCCAAGCCTTCAACCGGCTGGGGACCCGGGTCGAAGTCGTCCAGCGCAGCACCCAGATCCTTTCCAAGGAAGATCAGGACATGGCTGGTGTTGTAATGGACGCCATGGCTGCCGAGGGCGTGGTCTTCCACCTCGGGGCATCGGTGATCGAGGTACGTGACGCCCACGGCCAGCGCGAGGTGGAATTCGAGTTGGGCAACGGTGATCGAAAGACCGTTAGGGCAGAGGTCTTGCTCGTTGCCCTGGGCCGCACCACCAATACCGCAGGACTGGGCCTGGAAACCATTGGCGTTGACATGACCAAGCGGGGCATCCCCGTGGACTCCCGCATGCGCACCAGCCAGAAGCATATTTTCGCGGCCGGGGACGTCACGGGCCAACACCAATTCACCCACGCCGCAGGTTATGAGGGTGGCATCGTGGTTTCCAACGCCATCTTCCGCCTGCCGCGCAAGGCCGATTACACCCACATGCCCTGGTGCACCTACACATGGCCGGAGCTGGCCTCCATCGGGCTGAACGAAAAGTCTGCTCAGACCGCCGGGCGCGAAGTGGAAGTCATGACCGAAAATTTCGAAGGCAACGACCGTGCCCTGGCAGAAGGGGAAAACAGAGGCAAGTTGAAGCTGCTGCTGGACAAGGGCAAGCCCGTAGGCATACAAATCGCTGGTCCTCATGCAGGGGAGCTGATTTCAGAATGGGTAGCCATACAGAATGGAGGAGTCAAACTCTCCACTCTGGCCGGTGCCATCCACCCCTACCCGACACTCTCCGAGATCAACAAGCGTGTGGCCGGGAGTTACCTCGGCCCAAAGATATTCTCCGACAAGATCAAGAAGACCCTGAAGTTCTTCTTCAGTTACAAGGGCAATGCCTGCGTCCTGCCCGAGGATTAA
- the gnd gene encoding phosphogluconate dehydrogenase (NAD(+)-dependent, decarboxylating) codes for MQIGMIGLGRMGMNMARRLVQGGHEVLAFNRSPAKTDQLAAEGGLATYSLKEFVSRLEPPRTIWIMLPAGTPVDEHIKQLTGMLDRGDLIVDGGNSNFKDDIRRAEQLKTMGLLYADAGVSGGIWGLTVGYCTMVGGPAEAYERLRPALDTLAPPEGHLHCGAVGAGHFVKMIHNGIEYGMMQAYAEGFALLEASPYGKGMDFGEVAHLWNQGSVVRSWLLELAETAFAQDGRLEGIAPYVEDSGEGRWTVDQAVELGVSAPVLTLSLMERFRSRDEGAFADRLLAALRNQFGGHAIKKSGE; via the coding sequence ATGCAGATAGGAATGATCGGCCTTGGTCGAATGGGCATGAATATGGCGCGACGGCTGGTGCAGGGCGGACACGAGGTGCTGGCATTCAATCGCAGCCCTGCAAAGACGGATCAATTGGCTGCCGAGGGAGGTTTGGCCACCTATTCGCTCAAGGAGTTTGTCTCCCGGCTTGAGCCCCCCCGGACCATATGGATCATGCTGCCTGCGGGAACACCCGTGGACGAACACATCAAACAGCTGACCGGCATGCTGGACCGCGGGGATCTGATCGTGGACGGCGGCAACTCCAACTTCAAGGACGACATCCGCCGTGCGGAGCAGCTCAAGACAATGGGGCTGCTCTATGCCGATGCCGGGGTCAGCGGTGGCATCTGGGGACTCACGGTCGGATACTGCACCATGGTAGGCGGACCTGCCGAGGCCTATGAGCGGCTGCGCCCTGCCTTGGACACCCTGGCACCACCCGAAGGACATCTGCACTGCGGAGCCGTGGGAGCCGGGCACTTCGTAAAGATGATCCACAACGGCATCGAATACGGCATGATGCAGGCCTATGCCGAAGGTTTTGCCCTGCTGGAGGCCTCGCCCTATGGCAAGGGCATGGATTTTGGCGAGGTGGCCCACCTGTGGAATCAGGGCAGCGTGGTCCGTTCCTGGCTGTTGGAGCTGGCGGAAACCGCCTTTGCCCAGGATGGTCGACTGGAGGGGATCGCCCCGTATGTGGAGGACTCGGGCGAAGGGCGCTGGACAGTGGACCAGGCCGTGGAACTCGGAGTCTCGGCCCCGGTGCTGACCCTGTCCCTGATGGAGCGTTTCCGTTCGCGGGATGAAGGTGCCTTTGCCGACCGCCTGCTTGCCGCCCTGCGCAACCAATTTGGCGGGCATGCCATCAAGAAAAGCGGAGAATGA
- a CDS encoding TVP38/TMEM64 family protein, producing the protein MNTKKLALLIVIALLAIAFFAFDLGQYLTLGYLKSRQADFAALYAANRGSVLGVYFLIYVTATAMSLPGAAVLTLAGGALFGFWTGLLVISFASTIGATLACTAARFILRDWVQSRFGHRLDAINKGVQSEGPFYLFTVRLIPVIPFFVINLAMGLTAMPLRSFYWVSQLGMLPGTMVYVNAGKELGRVDSLSGILSPSLIASFVLLGLFPLVAKKIITRIRQRQGKSQDL; encoded by the coding sequence ATGAACACCAAGAAACTGGCTCTGCTGATCGTGATTGCTCTCCTGGCAATTGCGTTCTTTGCCTTCGACCTCGGTCAGTACCTGACGCTGGGTTACCTGAAATCCCGCCAAGCCGACTTCGCAGCACTGTACGCCGCCAACCGGGGCTCCGTGCTCGGAGTCTATTTCCTGATCTACGTCACGGCCACGGCCATGTCCCTGCCCGGAGCAGCAGTACTGACCTTGGCTGGTGGTGCACTCTTCGGATTCTGGACAGGCCTGCTGGTCATCTCTTTTGCCAGCACCATCGGTGCCACTCTGGCCTGCACTGCGGCCCGATTCATTCTGCGCGACTGGGTTCAAAGCAGATTCGGTCACCGGCTCGACGCCATCAACAAGGGGGTCCAGAGCGAGGGGCCGTTTTACCTCTTCACCGTGCGCCTGATTCCGGTCATCCCCTTTTTCGTCATCAATCTGGCCATGGGCCTGACCGCCATGCCCCTGCGCAGCTTCTACTGGGTTTCGCAGCTGGGCATGCTCCCAGGGACCATGGTCTATGTGAATGCCGGCAAGGAACTGGGGCGCGTCGACTCGCTCTCGGGCATCCTGTCCCCCAGCCTGATCGCTTCATTTGTTCTGCTGGGTCTGTTTCCCCTTGTTGCCAAGAAGATCATCACCCGGATCCGACAACGCCAGGGCAAAAGCCAGGACCTGTAG
- the atpB gene encoding F0F1 ATP synthase subunit A: MAGGLPHPMFIVPMALESLGIHVPTHVAYTWVVMLLLFTLSFLASRKLRMVPGKLQNAFELIIGGLEDFCVANIGEKGREIFPVICALFLFILPCNWFGLIPGLDAPTANVNTNAALALFLFLYYNYIGIKKWGFGYVKHFMGPMPALAPLMMIIEVVSHLSRPLSLTLRLFGNIKGEEIVLILMFMLAPVVGSLPMYFLFVLAKFIQAFIFFMLGMIYLKGSLDHAH, translated from the coding sequence ATGGCAGGTGGACTTCCGCACCCAATGTTTATCGTTCCGATGGCTCTCGAGTCCCTCGGAATCCACGTTCCTACGCATGTAGCCTACACCTGGGTCGTCATGCTGCTGCTCTTTACCCTGTCCTTCCTGGCGAGCCGCAAGCTCCGGATGGTCCCTGGTAAATTGCAGAACGCCTTCGAGTTGATTATCGGAGGGCTAGAGGACTTCTGTGTTGCAAACATTGGCGAGAAAGGTCGTGAGATCTTCCCCGTCATCTGCGCACTGTTCCTGTTCATCCTGCCCTGCAACTGGTTCGGCCTCATCCCCGGACTCGATGCTCCGACCGCGAACGTGAACACCAACGCCGCGTTGGCCCTGTTCCTGTTCCTGTACTACAACTACATTGGCATCAAGAAGTGGGGCTTCGGCTACGTCAAACACTTCATGGGCCCCATGCCCGCCCTGGCTCCGCTGATGATGATCATCGAAGTCGTCTCTCACCTGTCCCGTCCGCTTTCGCTTACTCTGCGACTGTTCGGTAACATCAAGGGTGAGGAAATCGTGTTGATCCTGATGTTCATGCTGGCACCCGTCGTCGGCTCTCTGCCGATGTACTTCCTGTTCGTGCTTGCCAAGTTCATCCAGGCCTTCATCTTCTTCATGCTCGGCATGATCTACCTGAAGGGTTCCTTGGATCACGCGCATTAG
- a CDS encoding ATP synthase subunit I, whose product MTRIIQKIEAGLYRRGFVHEETRILVRNQLALTLVVVLIGCIGGWAWPRLFDFAAGAVLASWNFYFLSKFVHRVLEKQQAAVTGMLFRFYGRLILTGVALYALIVMGGSSVIALLAGLSTVVVTVLIWAVTRMRGKNIKEA is encoded by the coding sequence ATGACAAGGATAATTCAGAAGATTGAGGCCGGGCTCTATCGCCGTGGGTTCGTTCATGAGGAAACGCGAATCCTGGTGCGTAACCAGTTGGCGCTGACCCTTGTAGTCGTGCTCATTGGTTGTATAGGGGGCTGGGCTTGGCCCAGACTGTTCGATTTTGCAGCTGGAGCCGTATTGGCCAGCTGGAACTTTTATTTCCTCTCCAAGTTCGTGCATCGAGTCTTGGAGAAACAACAGGCGGCCGTCACCGGGATGCTGTTCCGGTTCTACGGACGCCTGATCTTGACCGGGGTTGCCCTGTACGCGTTGATCGTCATGGGTGGCAGCTCAGTCATCGCGTTGCTGGCCGGTCTATCCACGGTTGTGGTTACGGTACTCATCTGGGCAGTTACCCGGATGAGGGGGAAAAATATCAAGGAGGCGTAA
- the zwf gene encoding glucose-6-phosphate dehydrogenase, producing MDETTAHITAQAIRKTEEITAHCVLTQRPAPCALVIFGASGDLTARKLMPALYNLACNGGLPEAYTITGAARTDLSTDQFRTRMREAMSTQDNFDTALWDQIESRLFYQQLDYDESQGFGALKTMLDNQREEFSTRDNRIFYLATPPTVYEAIATRLGQVGLTHEKASSFARIVVEKPFGRDLPSARHLDITLDAHFAEHQIFRIDHYLAKETIQNILMFRFANSIFEPVWNRQYIEYVTCASSEQLGVEHRAGYYEQAGVLRDMFQNHMMQILALVAAEPPSLFAADRVRDEKSKVYRSLRPFAPERLRDDLILGQYGPGTMNGKAVLGYRQEPDVAPNSKTPTFAMMRVWVDNWRWQGVPFHIMSGKRLREKITRIVVQFREVPHSMFRDVLGQDIAGNRLVMDIHPENSISLTFQTKAPGAKPCLSPVTMSFDFATGSGEGLDAYEKVLLDCMLGDQMLFWRQDSVELCWGFLTPILELCEECGDVREHLHPYSAGSWGPPPALEMVNTLF from the coding sequence ATGGACGAAACAACAGCCCACATCACCGCACAGGCAATCCGCAAGACCGAGGAGATCACAGCACATTGCGTACTGACCCAGCGTCCTGCGCCGTGTGCCCTGGTCATCTTCGGGGCATCCGGTGATCTCACCGCTCGCAAACTGATGCCCGCACTCTACAATCTTGCCTGCAATGGTGGCTTGCCCGAGGCCTACACCATCACCGGTGCGGCGCGCACGGACCTGAGTACTGACCAGTTCAGAACACGCATGCGTGAGGCCATGTCCACACAAGACAACTTCGACACCGCCCTTTGGGATCAAATCGAATCCCGCCTGTTCTATCAGCAACTGGATTACGATGAGTCCCAGGGATTTGGCGCCCTGAAAACAATGCTCGACAACCAACGTGAAGAATTCAGTACCAGAGACAACCGCATCTTCTACCTCGCCACCCCTCCGACCGTATACGAGGCCATCGCCACACGGCTCGGACAAGTCGGACTGACCCACGAGAAAGCCAGCTCCTTTGCCCGCATTGTGGTGGAAAAGCCCTTTGGGCGCGATTTGCCCTCAGCCCGCCACCTGGACATCACTCTGGATGCGCACTTCGCCGAACATCAGATTTTTCGAATCGACCATTATCTGGCCAAGGAAACCATCCAGAACATCCTGATGTTCCGGTTTGCCAACTCCATTTTCGAGCCGGTCTGGAACCGCCAGTATATCGAATACGTGACCTGCGCCTCATCCGAGCAACTGGGAGTGGAACACCGCGCCGGATACTACGAACAGGCCGGCGTCTTGAGGGACATGTTTCAGAACCACATGATGCAGATTCTGGCGCTGGTGGCGGCGGAACCGCCATCCCTGTTTGCGGCGGACCGGGTGCGTGACGAAAAATCAAAGGTCTATCGATCACTACGGCCTTTTGCCCCCGAACGGTTGCGGGACGATCTGATTCTTGGCCAATACGGCCCAGGAACCATGAACGGTAAAGCCGTCCTGGGCTATCGGCAGGAGCCTGATGTTGCCCCGAATTCCAAGACGCCGACCTTTGCCATGATGCGGGTCTGGGTGGACAACTGGCGCTGGCAGGGCGTGCCGTTTCACATCATGAGCGGCAAACGCCTGCGCGAGAAGATCACGCGCATCGTGGTCCAGTTCCGCGAAGTGCCGCACTCCATGTTCCGAGATGTTCTGGGGCAGGACATCGCGGGCAACCGACTGGTGATGGATATCCATCCGGAAAACTCCATTTCGCTGACCTTCCAAACCAAGGCTCCGGGTGCCAAACCCTGCCTGTCGCCCGTGACCATGAGTTTTGATTTCGCCACCGGAAGCGGCGAGGGGCTTGATGCCTACGAAAAGGTCCTGCTGGACTGCATGCTGGGAGACCAGATGCTTTTCTGGCGCCAGGACAGCGTGGAATTATGCTGGGGATTCCTGACACCCATTCTGGAGTTGTGCGAGGAATGCGGAGACGTGCGCGAGCATCTTCATCCCTACAGTGCCGGATCGTGGGGGCCGCCCCCTGCACTGGAAATGGTCAATACCCTGTTCTAA